The following are encoded in a window of Mycobacteroides chelonae CCUG 47445 genomic DNA:
- a CDS encoding beta-ketoacyl synthase N-terminal-like domain-containing protein: MNQRLAVGLCNPGLYSATGLGVEAVWEALRIGKKSTVPNEFMFGPWSEIPEVFAVPDPDASTLGIHRKALRTTVKQTRLAMYGAQLSLKGISDVGRPEWGAYLGLPMVLSPLLPQCDTPDLGEVAQDPEKIAELYLRDIPPFFALTDSNNTVAGHIAILFGLTGPTSVYSPFSDAGMQALIEGALAVAEGDCETALVGAVSPSISPWLALQYDDLDWNGAIPGEAAAFFSVGQSSDVVLTGYSRGFATSQNRPEVLAETLRNALRMAELSVEDVGWILADSPWTDEVAHAQHAAISGVFNDQAPVFSAEQAIGVTGPAQPLVHVLLARHGLLRGLRLLPANGNGDDAVAEESLSNNQAVVVLSCGVQGQVCAVVVEKVAR, encoded by the coding sequence ATGAATCAGCGGTTGGCGGTAGGACTGTGTAATCCAGGCTTGTATTCCGCAACCGGGCTCGGCGTGGAGGCCGTATGGGAAGCACTGCGAATAGGAAAAAAGAGCACTGTCCCAAACGAATTCATGTTCGGACCGTGGTCCGAGATTCCTGAAGTCTTCGCCGTTCCCGATCCAGATGCATCCACGCTTGGTATCCACCGAAAAGCACTGCGCACGACGGTGAAACAAACTCGCTTGGCGATGTATGGGGCCCAACTGTCACTGAAGGGCATCTCGGATGTTGGCCGCCCTGAGTGGGGCGCCTATCTCGGCCTACCTATGGTTCTCAGTCCGCTACTGCCGCAATGTGATACGCCTGACCTTGGCGAGGTGGCGCAAGACCCCGAGAAGATCGCCGAGCTGTATCTTCGAGATATTCCACCGTTCTTCGCGCTAACAGATTCGAACAACACGGTGGCTGGCCATATCGCAATCCTGTTTGGGTTGACCGGCCCCACGTCGGTGTATTCGCCCTTCTCCGACGCAGGCATGCAGGCGCTGATCGAAGGTGCACTCGCAGTTGCGGAAGGCGACTGTGAGACTGCGTTGGTCGGCGCGGTAAGCCCGTCTATATCCCCTTGGTTGGCATTGCAATACGACGATCTGGACTGGAACGGAGCGATCCCCGGCGAAGCGGCGGCATTCTTTAGCGTCGGGCAGTCCAGCGATGTTGTACTTACGGGCTACAGCCGCGGGTTCGCTACCAGTCAGAATCGCCCCGAGGTGCTTGCGGAGACGCTGCGAAATGCGTTGCGCATGGCCGAATTATCGGTTGAGGACGTGGGCTGGATACTGGCCGACAGCCCATGGACAGACGAGGTGGCTCACGCTCAGCATGCCGCGATTAGTGGCGTGTTCAACGATCAGGCGCCGGTGTTCTCCGCGGAGCAGGCTATCGGAGTTACCGGACCGGCACAGCCCTTGGTGCACGTGTTGTTGGCCCGGCACGGACTGCTTCGCGGGTTGCGGCTGCTCCCGGCGAACGGAAACGGCGACGATGCCGTGGCCGAAGAATCACTGTCGAACAATCAGGCGGTTGTGGTGCTCAGTTGCGGTGTCCAAGGACAGGTTTGCGCTGTCGTAGTGGAGAAGGTGGCGCGATGA
- a CDS encoding HIT family protein → MSCVFCAIVAGESPSFRVYEDETTLAFLDIRPITRGHTLVIPKAHAQDLTDLKPDDAAAIMTVAQRIANAMRDSELQSDGTNLVLNDGRVAFQTVMHAHLHVVPRRGGDKLAFAKGFMVRRDPNLEATAQIIRAAVQAN, encoded by the coding sequence ATGTCGTGTGTCTTCTGCGCCATTGTCGCCGGCGAGTCGCCATCATTCCGTGTGTACGAGGACGAGACGACGCTCGCCTTCCTCGATATCCGCCCCATCACCCGCGGACACACCCTGGTGATCCCGAAGGCCCACGCACAGGACCTCACGGATCTGAAGCCCGATGACGCCGCCGCCATCATGACGGTGGCCCAGCGCATCGCCAACGCCATGCGCGATTCGGAGCTGCAGAGCGATGGCACCAACCTGGTGCTCAACGACGGCCGCGTCGCATTCCAGACGGTCATGCACGCGCACCTACACGTGGTGCCGCGACGCGGAGGCGACAAACTTGCCTTCGCAAAGGGATTCATGGTTCGTCGCGATCCCAACCTGGAAGCGACCGCCCAGATCATCCGCGCAGCGGTGCAGGCCAACTAG
- a CDS encoding beta-ketoacyl-[acyl-carrier-protein] synthase family protein yields the protein MSDVNRPRHGNRVLVTGLGVVCGLGMNWQSMWDGLVNGRSAIQAWSPPDVPNFPVGYAAPVDDQAFTALFPDFGAPMERRTRFGLAAAQQALEDAGVTNAEALGRVGVSIASEMPERESGELLSAYVDGVVDWKRVHEQQIGLDRSHAPLATGDALATEIATRSGLAGPTLNLNTACAGATHALGHGFRMIRRGETDAVIAGGAVSPLNLPIMTSLYLLGAPSTSKLYGDRLCRAFDRDRSGMVTAEGAAMVLLESESSALARGAHVYGEVAGFGSSLDAYQVTAPHPQGGGSVLAMQRALADAGVAPSEVGYVSAHGTSTPLSDAAETAAIKEVFRSGEHYRSLMVSSIKTMLGHMLAAAGAQQLISTVLSLRDGIIPPTLNLENPDPACDLDYVPGQARKADVEVAINNSLGFGGLNAALVVRRYDN from the coding sequence ATGAGCGATGTGAACCGGCCCCGGCACGGCAATCGTGTATTGGTGACGGGCCTTGGCGTGGTCTGTGGCCTTGGCATGAACTGGCAGTCCATGTGGGATGGATTGGTAAACGGGCGTTCGGCAATACAGGCATGGTCGCCGCCCGATGTTCCGAACTTCCCCGTCGGCTATGCGGCACCGGTAGACGACCAAGCGTTTACCGCGTTGTTTCCCGATTTCGGTGCGCCGATGGAGAGGCGCACCCGGTTTGGCCTCGCGGCCGCGCAGCAAGCACTGGAGGACGCCGGTGTGACGAACGCTGAGGCACTGGGCCGCGTCGGTGTTTCGATCGCCTCGGAGATGCCAGAACGTGAATCGGGAGAGTTGTTGAGTGCGTATGTCGATGGCGTCGTGGACTGGAAACGCGTACACGAACAACAGATCGGCCTTGACCGGTCGCACGCGCCGTTGGCCACCGGCGATGCCTTGGCGACCGAAATCGCCACGCGCTCTGGCCTAGCTGGTCCCACGCTGAACCTCAATACGGCGTGCGCCGGAGCAACACACGCACTCGGGCACGGCTTCCGGATGATCCGGCGCGGGGAAACGGATGCCGTTATCGCCGGGGGAGCGGTTAGCCCACTGAATCTGCCGATAATGACGAGTCTGTACCTGCTCGGCGCCCCATCAACATCAAAACTCTACGGCGACCGGCTATGTCGGGCGTTTGACCGCGACCGCAGTGGGATGGTCACCGCCGAGGGGGCAGCAATGGTGCTCTTGGAGAGCGAGTCGTCGGCACTGGCGCGCGGTGCGCACGTGTACGGCGAGGTGGCGGGGTTCGGCAGCTCGCTGGACGCATATCAGGTCACCGCACCGCACCCGCAAGGAGGCGGGTCGGTTTTGGCGATGCAGCGTGCCCTCGCCGATGCTGGAGTCGCCCCGTCCGAGGTGGGTTATGTAAGTGCACACGGTACATCCACTCCGCTGAGCGACGCGGCCGAGACGGCGGCGATCAAGGAAGTGTTCCGCTCCGGTGAGCATTACCGCTCGCTCATGGTCAGCTCTATCAAGACGATGCTGGGCCACATGCTCGCCGCGGCGGGCGCCCAGCAGCTGATATCGACGGTGCTGTCGCTGCGCGACGGAATCATCCCGCCGACGCTCAACCTGGAGAACCCCGACCCGGCCTGTGACCTTGATTATGTGCCGGGTCAGGCCCGCAAGGCCGATGTCGAGGTGGCAATCAACAACTCGCTCGGGTTCGGTGGGCTCAACGCTGCTCTGGTGGTACGCCGTTATGACAACTGA
- a CDS encoding beta-ketoacyl-[acyl-carrier-protein] synthase family protein, whose protein sequence is MELQKQSPDDDDVVITGIGLVAGTVTDPEELFWQLNDGASFIRQHQDHRDAELPASVSGHVDEETVRKLASALPEQAARVGAAGVIGWHAAVEAWKRSGLPNLAGSDRVGVFAACNKLAFAPDTLADLSRLYDRQAGTFDLDAYLDHREAVSDLPDDLLQFLPDTLTASLAEYFGLGGPLVTHAEACAAGGVAIGSGYRHIRSGELDVALVGGAERLTTYSIVTAFAALGALAPTGDKPSAEISRPFDKARNGFVIADGAAFLVLERRSHAEARGAQALARVAGYTGTAEAVRITSSERDGATYAACMRAAIADAGLSPSDIHHVNAHGTGTQANDECEAAALHLVFGADAASIPLTSTKSSLGHGFAASGAIEAVLSAMSLREQVIPPTLNFSEPDDVTKGLDVVTKARHCEFDTVLSNSFGFGGMNCTLILAKEA, encoded by the coding sequence ATGGAGCTACAGAAACAGTCACCTGATGACGACGATGTAGTCATCACAGGGATTGGACTTGTCGCGGGTACGGTTACCGATCCCGAGGAGCTATTTTGGCAGTTGAACGACGGTGCCTCCTTCATCCGGCAGCACCAGGACCATCGCGATGCTGAGTTGCCCGCGTCGGTTTCCGGGCACGTAGATGAGGAAACCGTGCGCAAGCTGGCGAGTGCCTTGCCGGAGCAGGCGGCTCGGGTTGGTGCAGCTGGTGTAATCGGATGGCATGCGGCAGTGGAGGCTTGGAAGCGCAGTGGCCTGCCTAACCTTGCGGGCAGCGACCGGGTCGGTGTGTTTGCCGCGTGCAACAAGCTCGCGTTCGCGCCGGACACACTCGCGGATCTGTCTCGGCTCTATGACCGGCAAGCCGGCACGTTCGACCTCGACGCCTACCTGGACCATCGCGAGGCCGTATCGGATCTTCCGGATGATCTTCTGCAGTTTCTTCCGGATACGCTGACCGCCTCTCTGGCCGAGTATTTCGGCCTCGGTGGACCACTGGTGACTCATGCGGAGGCGTGTGCTGCGGGCGGTGTGGCGATCGGCAGCGGCTACCGGCATATTCGCTCCGGCGAATTGGATGTGGCGCTGGTCGGTGGCGCAGAGCGACTGACTACCTACAGCATCGTCACGGCTTTCGCTGCGCTCGGCGCGCTCGCCCCCACTGGTGACAAACCAAGCGCCGAGATAAGCAGGCCATTCGATAAGGCTCGCAACGGTTTCGTCATCGCCGACGGCGCCGCATTCCTTGTGCTGGAACGACGCTCGCACGCCGAAGCGCGTGGTGCACAGGCGCTGGCAAGAGTCGCCGGCTACACGGGCACCGCCGAAGCAGTACGGATAACCTCAAGCGAGCGGGACGGTGCGACATACGCGGCATGTATGCGTGCCGCGATCGCTGATGCCGGTCTGAGTCCGTCAGACATACATCATGTGAACGCTCACGGGACGGGTACGCAAGCCAACGACGAGTGCGAAGCTGCAGCTCTGCACTTGGTGTTCGGTGCCGACGCAGCCTCAATTCCGTTGACCAGCACCAAGTCCTCGCTCGGTCATGGATTTGCGGCAAGCGGCGCGATCGAAGCCGTGCTGTCTGCGATGAGCTTGCGTGAACAGGTTATTCCGCCCACGCTGAATTTCAGTGAGCCGGACGATGTCACCAAAGGGCTCGACGTAGTCACCAAGGCCCGGCACTGTGAATTCGACACCGTGCTCTCCAACTCCTTCGGCTTTGGCGGCATGAACTGCACACTAATCCTGGCAAAGGAAGCGTGA
- a CDS encoding phosphopantetheine-binding protein: MKGTLIPMSNLLSYDQVHTIVREELAEVLGIETEEVTTAPMADQGVESLDIVELRRNLESKFRVTFPRSNVLSALADELGGKDRVYDAEGRITKLAEGALYQSAFGYTGDDFQAGAWPHEVSGATTTAHWASIAHRLLNPSAGPVTGDELLVADVREALTQANSAVA, encoded by the coding sequence ATGAAAGGCACTCTGATACCCATGAGCAATCTGCTTAGCTACGACCAGGTTCACACCATTGTGCGTGAGGAATTGGCCGAGGTGCTCGGCATCGAGACCGAGGAAGTCACGACGGCGCCGATGGCTGACCAGGGCGTAGAGTCACTCGACATCGTAGAACTCCGGCGCAATCTGGAGTCGAAGTTCCGCGTTACCTTCCCGCGCAGCAATGTTCTCAGCGCTCTCGCTGATGAGCTTGGAGGCAAGGACCGCGTCTACGACGCAGAAGGTCGGATCACCAAACTGGCTGAAGGCGCGTTGTATCAATCGGCGTTCGGCTACACGGGCGACGACTTCCAGGCCGGTGCTTGGCCGCACGAGGTTTCGGGGGCGACAACGACCGCCCATTGGGCGTCGATTGCGCATCGCCTCCTCAACCCTTCGGCTGGTCCGGTCACCGGCGATGAACTTCTGGTCGCCGATGTGCGGGAAGCACTTACTCAGGCCAATTCGGCTGTCGCATAG
- a CDS encoding DUF222 domain-containing protein — protein MSVRGRRRIADADRLATRRAVTGEVLAPVLPRTAAAFQRGEIGGEHVRIVRQPPLPRLPGRPPPITKATNRPAPSASPLDASKPPRSPTRTPWARHWPPG, from the coding sequence ATGTCAGTAAGGGGGCGGCGCCGGATCGCTGATGCTGATCGGTTGGCAACCCGACGGGCGGTGACCGGTGAGGTGTTGGCGCCCGTGTTGCCCCGCACCGCTGCGGCCTTTCAGCGGGGTGAGATCGGGGGCGAGCACGTGCGGATCGTGCGGCAGCCCCCGTTGCCCAGGCTGCCGGGACGCCCGCCCCCGATCACGAAAGCCACCAACAGGCCCGCGCCGAGTGCGTCGCCGCTCGACGCAAGTAAGCCGCCGCGCTCGCCGACCCGCACGCCATGGGCGAGGCATTGGCCGCCTGGCTAG
- a CDS encoding MFS transporter codes for MSSPTADSPTIDQVNRRPVLLLLFASVVAAIGNGVSIVAIPWLVLQRTGSAADAAIVAAAGTLPLVFSTLISGTAVDFFGRRKMSIISDVLSLLSVSAIPILAMTTGLSVPLLAGLAALGAIFDPAGITARESMLPAAAKAAGWSLDRMNSMYEAVFNVAYIVGPGLGGLLIASIGGVNTMWATAATFVVSVVAITFLKVDGSGKPAAETKPTGVVSGVVEGLKFVWNVKILRTLALIDMAITALYLPIESVLLPKHFSDAGTPQQLGWILMAISVGGLLGALGYATMVRYVQRRTIMLCATFTAGITTLGMSLLPPIAVLLVLGACLGFIYGPVAPIANYVMQTRSPEHLRGRVVGVMTSTAYCAGPLGFMLAGPIADKFGVASTLTIIGIPMILIAVASTQMPVLRELDRGEQRPHNDPTR; via the coding sequence ATGTCCTCTCCGACGGCGGATTCGCCGACAATCGATCAGGTGAATCGCCGGCCGGTACTCCTGCTGCTCTTCGCATCCGTTGTGGCCGCCATCGGCAACGGTGTGTCGATCGTGGCGATCCCCTGGCTGGTGCTGCAGCGCACCGGCTCGGCCGCGGATGCCGCGATCGTCGCCGCCGCCGGCACCCTGCCCCTGGTCTTCTCCACCCTGATCTCGGGGACCGCGGTCGACTTCTTCGGGCGCCGCAAGATGTCGATCATCTCCGACGTTCTCTCGCTGTTATCCGTCTCTGCCATACCGATTCTGGCGATGACGACCGGGCTGAGCGTGCCGCTGCTCGCGGGCCTCGCCGCACTCGGCGCCATCTTCGACCCCGCCGGGATCACCGCACGCGAATCAATGCTGCCTGCGGCGGCGAAGGCTGCCGGCTGGTCCCTCGACCGGATGAACAGCATGTACGAAGCGGTGTTCAACGTCGCCTACATCGTGGGACCAGGTCTAGGAGGTCTGCTGATCGCCTCCATCGGCGGTGTCAACACCATGTGGGCCACCGCTGCGACGTTCGTCGTGTCGGTAGTGGCCATCACCTTCCTCAAGGTCGACGGCAGCGGGAAACCGGCCGCCGAAACCAAGCCCACCGGTGTCGTCAGCGGTGTCGTCGAGGGATTGAAGTTCGTCTGGAATGTCAAGATCCTGCGCACCCTGGCGCTCATCGACATGGCCATCACGGCGCTGTACCTGCCGATCGAAAGTGTATTGCTGCCCAAGCACTTCAGCGACGCCGGAACACCTCAGCAGCTCGGCTGGATACTCATGGCCATCTCGGTCGGCGGACTGCTCGGCGCCCTCGGGTACGCCACCATGGTGCGCTACGTCCAACGCCGCACCATCATGCTGTGCGCCACCTTCACCGCCGGCATCACCACGCTGGGTATGTCGCTCCTGCCGCCCATCGCGGTGCTGCTGGTACTGGGCGCATGCCTGGGCTTCATCTACGGACCGGTGGCGCCGATCGCCAACTACGTGATGCAGACCCGCTCCCCCGAACACTTGCGCGGCCGGGTGGTGGGCGTCATGACCTCCACCGCGTACTGCGCCGGGCCGCTCGGATTCATGCTCGCCGGCCCGATCGCCGACAAGTTCGGCGTCGCCTCGACCTTGACGATCATCGGCATACCCATGATCCTCATCGCCGTCGCCAGCACGCAAATGCCCGTCTTGCGGGAGTTGGACCGGGGCGAACAGCGGCCCCACAACGATCCCACTCGGTAG
- a CDS encoding mycofactocin-coupled SDR family oxidoreductase, with protein sequence MADFERRTALITGGARGMGRSHALALAEAGADIAICDRCENSDVVGYPLATEDDLAETVAMVEKTGRQCISAKLDVKDRAALEAFVTETEESLGGIDIAITNAGISTIALLPDVESAQWDEVIGTNLTGTFNTIAAVAPGMIKRNYGRIVTVSSMLGHSATWAQASYVSSKWGVIGLTKVAAHDLVGYGITVNAVAPGNIETPMTQNDFVFGMMRPDLEKPTLKDVESVFASLHLQYAPFLKAEEVTRAVLFLAHEASSHITGTVLPIDAGATARMI encoded by the coding sequence GTGGCTGATTTCGAGAGAAGAACTGCACTGATCACCGGCGGCGCACGCGGCATGGGGCGTTCGCACGCACTGGCGCTGGCCGAGGCGGGCGCTGATATCGCGATCTGTGACCGCTGCGAGAACAGCGACGTCGTGGGGTATCCGCTGGCAACCGAGGACGACCTGGCCGAGACGGTCGCGATGGTCGAAAAGACCGGGCGGCAGTGCATCTCAGCCAAACTTGATGTGAAGGACCGAGCGGCGCTGGAGGCGTTCGTCACCGAGACCGAGGAGTCACTCGGCGGAATCGATATCGCGATCACCAACGCTGGTATCAGCACCATCGCACTGCTGCCCGACGTCGAGTCGGCCCAATGGGACGAGGTTATCGGCACCAATCTCACCGGAACCTTTAACACCATCGCGGCCGTGGCACCCGGCATGATCAAGCGGAACTACGGCCGGATCGTCACGGTCTCCTCGATGCTCGGCCACAGCGCAACGTGGGCGCAGGCCTCGTACGTGTCGTCGAAGTGGGGCGTCATCGGACTGACCAAGGTCGCCGCGCATGACCTCGTCGGCTACGGCATCACCGTCAACGCCGTCGCACCGGGCAACATCGAAACCCCGATGACACAAAACGATTTCGTCTTCGGCATGATGCGGCCCGATCTTGAGAAGCCGACCCTCAAGGACGTCGAGTCCGTCTTCGCATCGCTGCACCTGCAGTACGCCCCCTTCCTCAAAGCCGAGGAAGTCACCCGCGCCGTGTTGTTCCTGGCTCACGAAGCCAGCTCGCACATCACCGGGACGGTGCTGCCGATCGACGCCGGCGCGACAGCGCGAATGATATGA